Part of the Sporomusa termitida genome, CGTTGTTTTCTGCATTTAGGGCAACTGGCATAAGTTCTTTGAAAAAGCTTTTGCCTTGACCAGGCTTTATTTCTCCCCTCACTTTATAAGCAAGAGCATCACTGCGGTGCAGTGAGTCAATAAACTTCACCTGTCCGGCCTGACTAAGCTCCACCAGCGCCGGCTCTGTTATCGCTGCCGGATGATCGTTTTTTCCCAGATACGGCATATATACACTTTGCGACTGCAGTAAGGATTCGGCCAGCTTCTTAAAAATACCGGCTGCCAGCCCAGCATCATCGGCTACATAAATTGTCCAATGCGGTTTTTCCAGCCATTGTTCCCGCACATTTAAGACTTTGCCTTCTTCCTGACTGGCATAACCGACCGTATTATTGAAGATCTGAAGCTTTTTAGCAAAATAGCCGCGATCGCCATGAGGTACGATACTGATCCTGGCCTGCTGAAATACTTCGTAAAATTCGGGAAACACTTGAACTTCTTTTGCCTGTTTGCGATTAGTAGTTAACGGATAATTAGCATCATAC contains:
- the cas5b gene encoding type I-B CRISPR-associated protein Cas5b, whose product is MRALRFELKGETAFFKKPDVNSYAYFTYSHIHKIALFGLLGAILGHGGYMQQYDANYPLTTNRKQAKEVQVFPEFYEVFQQARISIVPHGDRGYFAKKLQIFNNTVGYASQEEGKVLNVREQWLEKPHWTIYVADDAGLAAGIFKKLAESLLQSQSVYMPYLGKNDHPAAITEPALVELSQAGQVKFIDSLHRSDALAYKVRGEIKPGQGKSFFKELMPVALNAENNGYVFHSLVVTNHEIDQASISEDDYRNLYCDGERVLYFI